Proteins from one Xenopus tropicalis strain Nigerian chromosome 1, UCB_Xtro_10.0, whole genome shotgun sequence genomic window:
- the anapc7 gene encoding anaphase-promoting complex subunit 7 has translation MNVIDHVRDMAAAGLHSNVRLLSSLLLTMSNNNPEMFSPSQKYQLLVYHADSLFHDKEYRNAVSKYTMALQQKKALTKTSKVRPATGNAASTPQNQCLPSEIEVKYKMADCYTMLKQDKDAIAILDGIPSRQRTPKINMMLANLYKKAGQERSAVTSYKEVLRQCPLALDAILGLLSLSVKGAEVASMTLNVIQSIPNLDWLSAWIKAYAFVHTGDNTRAINTICSLEKKSLLRDNVDLLGTLADLYFRVGDNKNAILKFEQAQMLDPYLIKGMDIYGYLLAREGRLEDVENLGCRLFNISDQHAEPWVVSGCHSFYTKRHSRALYLGAKAIQLNSNSVQALLLKGAALRNMGRVQEAIIHFREAIRLAPCRLDCCEGLIECYLASSSVREAMVMANNVYKTLGANAQTLTLLATVCLEDPVTQEKAKTLLDKALIQRPDYIKAVVKKAELLSREQKYEEGIALLRNTLANQSDCVLHRMLGDFLVAVNEFQEAMDQYSIALSLDPNDQKSLEGMQKMEKEESPTDATQEEDVDDMEGSGEEGDLEGSDSEAAQWADQEPWFAMQ, from the exons AGAGATGTTTTCTCCATCACAAAAGTACCAGTTGCTTGTGTACCACGCGGACTCTCTGTTCCATGACAAGGAATACAGAAACGCTGTCAGCAAGTACACAATGGCTCTGCAGCAAAAGAAAGCATTAACCAAGACTTCCAAAGTTAGACCAGCAACTGGAAATGCAGCTTCCACCCCACAAAATCAG TGTCTTCCATCAGAGATTGAGGTGAAATATAAAATGGCTGACTGTTACACCATGCTCAAACAGGACAAGGATGCCATAGCTATTTTAGATGGAATTCCATCTCGCCAGAGAACCCCAAAG ATTAACATGATGTTAGCTAATTTGTACAAGAAAGCTGGACAGGAACGTTCTGCAGTGACCAGTTACAAGGAGGTTCTAAGGCAGTGCCCACTGGCACTTGATGCCATACTAG GTTTGCTGTCCCTTTCTGTAAAAGGAGCAGAAGTTGCATCTATGACTCTCAATGTCATCCAGAGTATTCCCAACCTAGACTGGCTTTCTGCCTGGATCAAAGCCTATGCATTTGTGCACACTGGAGACAACACCAGAGCTATCAATACTATCTG TTCTCTAGAAAAGAAATCTTTGCTAAGGGACAATGTAGATCTTCTGGGGACCTTGGCAGATTTGTATTTCCGTGTTGGTGACAATAAAAATGCCATTCTTAAGTTTGAGCAAGCCCAGATGCTGGATCCTTATCTCATAAAAG GAATGGATATATATGGGTACTTGCTGGCCCGTGAAGGTCGACTGGAAGATGTGGAAAATCTTGGCTGCCGCTTGTTCAATATATCTGATCAGCATGCTGAGCCATGGGTGGTTTCTGG GTGCCACAGCTTTTATACTAAGAGACACTCCAGAGCCCTGTATTTAGGTGCCAAGGCTATCCAGCTGAACAGCAATAGTGTTCAAGCCTTACTATTAAAGGGGGCAGCATTAAGAAACATGGGAAGGGTGCAGGAAGCAATAATTCATTTCCGAGAAGCAATTCGATTAGCACCTTGTCGGCTTGACTGCTGTGAAG GTCTCATTGAATGCTATTTGGCATCCAGCAGTGTGCGGGAAGCCATGGTGATGGCCAACAATGTCTACAAAACCCTTGGAGCCAACGCACAAACTCTAACTCTGCTGGCAACTGTGTGCCTGGAAGATCCTGTTACCCAAGAGAAAGCAAAAACATTGTTAGACAAAGCGCTCATTCAGAGACCGGATTATATAAAGGCTGTTGTGAAGAAAGCGGAGTTACTAA GTCGAGAGCAGAAGTATGAAGAGGGAATTGCCCTGCTGCGTAATACCCTTGCAAACCAGAGTGACTGCGTACTACATCGGATGCTAGGAGATTTTCTGGTGGCAGTTAATGAGTTTCAGGAAGCTATGGATCAGTACAGCATCGCCCTCAG TTTGGATCCAAATGACCAAAAATCCTTGGAGGGAATGCAGAAAATGGAGAAGGAAGAGAGCCCTACTGACGCCACTCAAGAAGAAGATGTTGATGACATGGAGGGGAGTGGAGAAGAGGGAGATCTAGAGGGCAGTGACAGTGAAGCTGCTCAGTGGGCAGATCAGGAGCCGTGGTTTGCAATGCAGTGA